Within the Verrucomicrobiia bacterium genome, the region ATCTCCTCGCCCAACTGCCGGATCTCGCTCAAGTCGGAGTCGTACACGTAGCCCTTCCAGAAAAGCCGGGATCCATCCGGACTCATGACCAGGTTTCTGGAACCCGACGGACGTTCCACACTGGTGCCCACCGCCCGCGGGATGTCATCGGCGATCTCGTACTTGTGAATCCGGGCATTCGAAATGTCATGGTCGGCATGGTAGTAGTGACGCCCGTCCGGGCTGGACTCCCCGTCCCCCGCCCGAATCGGCCACGGCAGGTCGGTCACCCGTGCACCGGTGGTCGTGTCCCACAGGTAGCCCTGGACCCACTGGTCGTACCCCTCCACGATCAACCGCCCCGGACGACCGGCATTGATCCGGTAGGCATCGGGGTCCATCGGCAGGGTGCGCGCCACGTCCGGGGACCCCAGCTCGATGAAGTGCGCCTGCGGCCCCCCCCAGTCCGTCACGTACAATCGGTCCTCGCCGTAGTGGAGCGTCATGTCGGTCGGGTTCCGGCCCACCGGAATGAGGTGCTCGATCCGTTCGGTCTCCGCATGGAGGATCACGATCGAGTGGCGCGGATCCCCGGCCGACGGGGCCTGAAGTCCGTACAGGTATGGCCGCGACAGATCCGCCACCAGCCGGCTCAATCGCAGCGGTTGCACATCCACCACCACGTCCGCCTTCAACACCGCCTCGCCCGCCCGGATCCGGATCCCATTCGTGTGGACGCCCGCGGGCAGCGACCCGGTGTCCAAAGCCAGGCGCAGCACGCCGGATCCGCGGCCTTCCTGCGGCTCCACTCCCAACCACGACTCATCCGCCTCGACATTCCATGAAAGGTCCGCCGGCGCCCGGATCGTCGTCATGACCGCACGGGGCGAATGCCCGACGATGGCCCCAACCCGGATTCCCGCAGGATCCACCGCAATCGGAGCCACGTCGAAGCTCCAGACCGCTCCCTTTCCAACGGACACAGGGGTCCCTGCATCGACCCGCCAATGATGCCGCTGCCCCACGCTCGGGGCGTTGGTCAGCAGCACCTCGTTCCGCAGGGTGCGGGTCAAATGCAGCGGCGATCCCGGGCCGGCGACCGCCACCTCCGCGGCATCCATTCCCAGATACACATCGTACCAGGCCGCCACCGGGGCATGCGTCCAGGTTAGGCGCACCAGGTTGGAGGCAACCCAGGCGCCGTCGGACGGCGTCGGAACCAGCGTGCCATCCGCGACGGTCGCGATCGGCGCCACAGGAACCAGCCGGAGCATGGCGTGCTCCGGATCAAAGATGAACAGCGTCCGCTGGTCGCCGGTAAACGCCGACACCGTCGAGTGCGCCGGCAGGTTCGCCAGCACGGCGCCCGATCGACCGTCGAAGACGCGCGATGTCCCCACCGCGAGTTCGCCGTGCAGGCTGATGGCGTAAATGTTCTCGGCGAAGGTCTGCGTGGGTTGCTCCAGGTCGTCGGTTCGGAAAACCCGGTCTTTGATGAACACCCGATCCTCGTTGAGCGTGAGCAGTACCGGGGTGTCGAGCGGGTCCCGTCCCAGGTTCTGCGGGGACGCCGCCATCCATCGGGCTCCTGATTCAGCGAGCTCCAACCGGGCCAGTTGCGAGACCGCAATCCCCGCACTCCAGCCGTACTGTCCCCATGCGTAGGCCGTCCTCCCGTCCCGACCCACGGCCAGCCCGCCCACCCCAAAGTCCCCCACGGAAAACGCGTAGGACCCCACGCCCCGCGCAAACTCGAAAAGGTGCGCCATCGGCGCCCACTGACCGTCCGTGTAGATCAATTCCCCCGGCGCTCGCACATACAACCGGTACCGGACTTCCGCCGAACCCTGCCAGTTCCCCGGGGCGACAAAGGCGCGCGTGGCATCAATGGCCATCGAATCGAGGTTCACCCGCACGATCTGGTCCGACCCGAAATGAATGACATACAGGGCGCCCTCGATCGGCGAGGCGGCCATCGCGTGGGGATTCGCGGCCAGGACCGTTTCCCGCTCGAGGATTCCGTTCGTCGCGTTGAAGGCGATCAGGGAGGCATTCCCACCCGCCCCGTCGTTCAATCCATACACCACGGGCCGAAGCGGGTCGGCCAGCAATTGCCGGATCTGCCTTCCCCCGGTCGAAACAGTCTGGCCCAGCGCGGATGCCGGCGGAAAGCCCAGGACCGCGGACGTCACAACCCAGGACAGCACCCCACCCCAGCCAGCGAGCCTCCTCCCATTCCGGCGGACAATGGCAGACGCGAACCCGAACGCGGACGTCACCCTCGCCACCACCGCGAGAATCCGACCGTGCCACGGAGGGACGGAAGCACGATCATCACATGAAATCATTCAAGGTCTCACTCCCACACTGTCTGGGCCGGGTCAATGGGATTGTGAGGGAGCCCGCGCCTCGGGCGCATCCCTAAGTTGTCGGTACTGAGCCAGCGAATCGGAGGGACGAGCTCCGCGAGTCTTCAATCCATTGCACCCCACCCTGCGGCCTCGTGGAACTCGGCCCTCCGATCTCATCACCCGCTTCTCCCTTCGGAGGGACGAGCTCCGCGAGTCCTCAATCCATTGCACCACACCCTTTCCCCCTCCCAGGGACTCGTACTCAGCCCGAAGGCCGGTACTCGTCCTCGTCCTCGAACCCGCAGGCACACCGTTTCGAGCGCCGCCTTTGGGCCGGCCCTTCACCTCGGGAGGTCCTCATCCCGCACCTCGGCGGGACCCTCCCCGGCTTCCGAAGGCAATACCGGCGGTTCCCCCTCTCCCCGCTCCGGAGACATCGGCTCGAGGCGCTTCAGCATCCCCTCGCTCTCCCCCAGTTCCCCCCGCTCCACCAGCGCGGTCACCTGTTCCACGATGACCGCCCGAAGCGGGGCCGGTGTGACCTTGAACCCCAGCCAGCGCGCCACCCCGACCGGCACCTCGTCCCGCGCCGCGCCATGGTGCGCCTCCACCAGCGCCAGGATCGCCGCGCGAACCTCCGCAGGGGGCACCCGTTCCGCCCGACGCACCCCGGGCACAACGACGGCCTCCCGGTTGCGAATCCTCACCGGCGCCCCGGCCACCGCCGCAAACGGTCCCTCCCATTCAAGGACCTTCGACGCCTCCGCCGAGCGCAATGCCGCCGAGACCGCCTCCTGAACCGTGACCCCGGCCTTGGGCAATCCCCACAGATCCCGCACCCGCGCCACCACCTCCTCCTCGTGGATCGGCCCCTCCTCCCGGATGATCCGCAGGACCACCCGCGTCAGGTCCCCCACCGGGATCTCGTTCGGCCTTCGCTTGCTTACGGCGAAGTTGGCCTCGCGGTAGGGTACCGTGACCTCGTCCGCCACCCGCGCTTCCCCAGCCGCCTCACGTTCGACCGCCCCGTTGGCAGGCACCGCGGAGGCACCGCCCGCCGGTGGGTCCTTTTCGCCCTCTTGGTCCGTTGCCCCCTCGTCATGGACCGCCCGCCGGATCGCATCCCGCACCCTGCGCAGCGCCTCAACGCCCCCCTGGGACCAGTCGGCCGCCCAGATCCGGTGCAGATGCCAGCCGTGGCTCTCCAGCACCGCCTGCCGCAACCGGTCCCGGTCCCGCGCCGACCGGGCGTCCCGGTACGAAACGCCATCGCACTCGATGCCGAGCAGGTAGTCATCCGGCCGGTCGGGATGGCGCACGGCCAGATCGATGAAACACCCCGCCACCCCCACCCGCGGATCCACCGCATGCCCCAGCGACTCAACCGCCTGCCGCACCGCCCGCTCGAAGGCCGCCCCCTCGTCCCCTTGATCGCGGGATGCCGCCTCGATCCGGCCGGACCTCGCGTACTCGAGGAAGGTCCGCAGTGCCGCCACTCCCCGTCCGGAGGCGCGTTCCAGGTCGATGTCCTCGGGCAGGATCGATGCAAACACCTCGCAGCGCCGCCGCGCCCTTGAAATCAGCACGTTCAACCGCCGCTCCCCGCCCTCCGCCCCCAGCGGCCCGAACCGCATCGCAAGCCGCCCGTCCGCGCCGCGCCCATAACCCACCGAAATGAACATGACGTCCCGCTCGTCGCCCTGGACGTTCTCGAGATTCTTCACGAAAAACGGCTCGGCGGAGTCGCGGACGAAGAACGCCTCGAGGTCAGGGTTCTCGCGCCGAACGCGTTCGAGTTCATCGACGATCGCCTGCTGCTGACGCACGGAGAACGCGGCCACCCCCAGGCTCAGCTCAGGTGACCGCAGGGCGTGCTCGATCACCGCCCGCACCACTTCCCGCGCCTCAATCCGGTTCGACCCCGTCCCCCCGGTGTCAAACACCCCATCCGCCACCGGCCGGAACCCGAGGCCCAGACCCGCCGATCGCGCCCGCGGGCTGGGCACGATGTAGAGCCGGTTGTCATAAAACTCCCGGTTCGACACGGCGATGAGCGAGTGATGACGGCTCCGGTAATGCCATCGCAGCAGGCTCTGCGGGAGACCGCGCGCGCAGCACAGCCCCAGAATGCTCTCAACGTCCTTCGCCTCCACCGTGCCATCGCCGGTTTCGTCGTCGTCGGACCCCGTCTCCTCCGAGGTCAGCCGCGAAAAGAACCGCGTCGGCGGCAACTGCCGGCTGTCCCCCACCACGACCATCTGGCGGCAGCGCGCCATGGCACCCAGCGCGTCCACCGGCTGCACCTGGCTCGCCTCGTCCACCACCAGCAGATCGAACTCCACCGCGCCCGGATCCAGAAACTGCGCCACCGACAGCGGACTCATCATGAACACCGGCTTGATCGCCTGGGCCACCGAACCGGCGTCCCGCAGCAGACGCCGCACCGTGCGATGTCCGCGCTTCCGTTCCATCTCCCCCCTCAGAATGCCCACCGGCCCCACCGCCCCCCCCGAACCGGGCATGCCTTCGAAATGCGCCTTCAACACCCGGTATCGGGCCAGGTCGAGTCGGTCCCGGTCCAACTCCCGGAACCGCGCGATCTGCCGCGCATGCACTGTCCCGTCGAACCGGCCCAGGGCCGGATCCGCCGCCATCCACTCCCGCAATCGCGCCCCCAGATCGATCCGGTCGAACCCCTCCACAGCCTCCGCCGTCGGCACCGTTCCCGTCTCGAGAAGCTCCACCAGCGGACCGCAACCCCACTCGCGCGCCAGACGGGCCCGCCCGAAGTACGACGTCCAGGCCGGCAGGACATCGAGCCGGGACCCCCAAAGTCCGAGCCGCGCCTCCAGCTCGGCCACCGGAGTCTCCTCGATGGATGCCGTCCCGAAGGCCGTCCGGGTCTCCACCCGCAATCGCTCGAACACTGCCGCCACCTCGGCACGCGCCTCCGCCAGCCGGGCCTCCAGGTCCTCGCTCAATCCAGACAGCCGTTCCGGCTCACGCACGCCCGCGAACACCTGCCGGAACTCGCGTCCCATCCCCGCCGCCCGCTGGGCCCGCACCCATTCGAGCACCCCGGCCAGTTGATCCCAATCGCTCCGTTCCCTCCGCCAATGGACCCCGAAGGCCGCCTGCCCGAGCGCCCCGGCGTCCCCGATCGCCCGCAGGGCCCGCTGCCCCGCGACCAGCGCATCCACCATCGCCACCCGTTCCTCAAAGCCCTTGGGCGGTGCCCCGATCGAAACGCCACGCAGCCGCGCCAGGGCACGCCGGAAGTCTCCGTTCAGAAAACGCAGCCAGGACCGCCCGTGCGCCGCCAGGGGACCCCGCACATCCGAGAAATCCTGGGACCACGCCTCCTCGACCACCCGCCCTTCGAGTTCGCGCCGTGCGTTCCTCCAGGCGGTTCCCGCCGCCAGCAGCTCGTTCAACCCATCAAGCCCGGCGTCCCACAAGCCTTCGCACAGTGCCGCCTTGTCCACCTCGGGGGCCCCCGCCACCAGGCGGCCCATTCGGACATGCCGCTCCGCTCCCGCCAGATCCGTCGCCGCCGGCTGCTCCAGCGCCGCCGCCAGCGCGTCCATCGCCGTCCGCAACGCCTCCACCCGCTGCCGGGCCGACTTCAATCCCCGTTCGACCGGGTCGCGATCGATCTCGAGGAACCCGTCGCAACCCACCCCCCGCCATGGATGCTCCGACGGAAGGCCAATGTCCTCGATCCGCTCCGCCAGTTCCCCGATCAACTGGCGCCGTTCCCGCCGCTCCTCGGGCGTCCAGGTCTCCGACCCCGGGAACGCCGCGTCGCCGGCATCGCGTCCCCGGTCCCCCAGAAGCACCAGCGTCCCGATCGCTTCAAAGGCACTCATGCCCGCCGGGACGCGACGTTCATGGAGCGCCCGGGCATGGGCATTGAGGAGCGTCCGCTGACGTTCCAGTTTCTCGATCGGTCCCTTCTCATCGCGCGCCTTCGGGGCGCCCAGCTTCCAGGTCCGGCCCAGTTCCTCGATGACCACCCGCTTGTTCGACTTGTTGCTGTGAAGTTCGAGACAGAGATCCCCCAATCCCTCGCGCTCGAGGCGCCGCTTGACCACCTCCAGGGCGGCCAGCTTCTCTGCCACGAACAGCACCCGCTTCCCGTCCAGCACCGCCGTGGCGATGATGTTCGCGATGCACTGGCTCTTGCCCGTTCCTGGCGGCCCCTGGATCACCAGGCTCCGCCCCCGTCGCACC harbors:
- a CDS encoding DUF3320 domain-containing protein, with the translated sequence MTLSTEQLLERSRRELLDLSTRNRLLAIPVGNRSARVIEFDDERSEQVFRILVTERKPMSFLPGTEGRKAVERGDGAVGADRSDRSDRSESEEAGLPQPEEEGPAEGAPAKRHTDARLQTQLSPERLQSRLLGLYRDAQTMIEEQGVNILYLALGHLRWFEADRPEVPRHAPLVLVPVAIRRRSASDRFHLRWLEEDPEENLSLRARLKGDFGIDLPPFPEEESVDWMRYFEAVTEAVKGMPGWEVHGHAMTLGFFSFAKFLMYRDLDPAAWPAGKGPAGHPLVRALLRDGFPSGEPPFPEDVHLDELIPSDRLDHVVDADHSQSLAIETVRRGRSLVIQGPPGTGKSQCIANIIATAVLDGKRVLFVAEKLAALEVVKRRLEREGLGDLCLELHSNKSNKRVVIEELGRTWKLGAPKARDEKGPIEKLERQRTLLNAHARALHERRVPAGMSAFEAIGTLVLLGDRGRDAGDAAFPGSETWTPEERRERRQLIGELAERIEDIGLPSEHPWRGVGCDGFLEIDRDPVERGLKSARQRVEALRTAMDALAAALEQPAATDLAGAERHVRMGRLVAGAPEVDKAALCEGLWDAGLDGLNELLAAGTAWRNARRELEGRVVEEAWSQDFSDVRGPLAAHGRSWLRFLNGDFRRALARLRGVSIGAPPKGFEERVAMVDALVAGQRALRAIGDAGALGQAAFGVHWRRERSDWDQLAGVLEWVRAQRAAGMGREFRQVFAGVREPERLSGLSEDLEARLAEARAEVAAVFERLRVETRTAFGTASIEETPVAELEARLGLWGSRLDVLPAWTSYFGRARLAREWGCGPLVELLETGTVPTAEAVEGFDRIDLGARLREWMAADPALGRFDGTVHARQIARFRELDRDRLDLARYRVLKAHFEGMPGSGGAVGPVGILRGEMERKRGHRTVRRLLRDAGSVAQAIKPVFMMSPLSVAQFLDPGAVEFDLLVVDEASQVQPVDALGAMARCRQMVVVGDSRQLPPTRFFSRLTSEETGSDDDETGDGTVEAKDVESILGLCCARGLPQSLLRWHYRSRHHSLIAVSNREFYDNRLYIVPSPRARSAGLGLGFRPVADGVFDTGGTGSNRIEAREVVRAVIEHALRSPELSLGVAAFSVRQQQAIVDELERVRRENPDLEAFFVRDSAEPFFVKNLENVQGDERDVMFISVGYGRGADGRLAMRFGPLGAEGGERRLNVLISRARRRCEVFASILPEDIDLERASGRGVAALRTFLEYARSGRIEAASRDQGDEGAAFERAVRQAVESLGHAVDPRVGVAGCFIDLAVRHPDRPDDYLLGIECDGVSYRDARSARDRDRLRQAVLESHGWHLHRIWAADWSQGGVEALRRVRDAIRRAVHDEGATDQEGEKDPPAGGASAVPANGAVEREAAGEARVADEVTVPYREANFAVSKRRPNEIPVGDLTRVVLRIIREEGPIHEEEVVARVRDLWGLPKAGVTVQEAVSAALRSAEASKVLEWEGPFAAVAGAPVRIRNREAVVVPGVRRAERVPPAEVRAAILALVEAHHGAARDEVPVGVARWLGFKVTPAPLRAVIVEQVTALVERGELGESEGMLKRLEPMSPERGEGEPPVLPSEAGEGPAEVRDEDLPR